The Gadus macrocephalus chromosome 20, ASM3116895v1 genome includes a region encoding these proteins:
- the LOC132448193 gene encoding LIM and senescent cell antigen-like-containing domain protein 1 isoform X3, which produces MNALQLKELCNSHLYRRRQERPDSNGILSRHSLGNMANALANAMCERCKGTFAPAEKIVNSNGELYHEQCFVCAQCFQQFPEGLFYEFEGRKYCEHDFQMLFAPCCHQCGEFIIGRVIKAMNNSWHPDCFCCDICQDVLADVGFVKNAGRHLCRPCHNREKARGMGKYMCQKCHAIIEEKPLLFKNDSYHPDHFSCNNCGKELTSDARELKGELYCLPCHDKMGVPICGACRRPIEGRVVNAMGKQWHVEHFVCAKCEKPFLGHRHYERKGLAYCEVHYNQLFGDVCYHCNRVIEGDVVSALNKAWCINCFSCSTCNTKLTLKDKFVEVDLKPVCKRCYDRMPEDMRYRLSRTEHNSKDKKKKLFIPICL; this is translated from the exons TAACATGGCGAATGCCCTGGCGAACGCCATGTGTGAGCGCTGCAAGGGGACCTTCGCTCCGGCCGAGAAGATAGTGAACAGCAATGGGGAACTTTACCATGAGCAGTGTTTTGTCTGTGCTCAATGTTTCCAGCAGTTCCCAGAGGGACTTTTCTACGAG TTTGAAGGCAGAAAATACTGTGAGCATGACTTTCAGATGTTATTCGCTCCATGCTGTCACCAATGTG GCGAGTTCATTATTGGCCGTGTCATCAAGGCTATGAACAACAGCTGGCACCCAGACTGTTTCTGCTGTGACATCTGTCAAGATGTGCTTGCTGATGTGGGCTTTGTCAAGAATGCTGGTCG GCACTTGTGTCGTCCGTGCCACAACCGTGAGAAGGCCCGTGGGATGGGCAAGTACATGTGTCAGAAGTGTCACGCCATCATCGAGGAGAAGCCACTTCTCTTCAAAAATGACTCCTACCACCCTGATCATTTCAGCTGCAACAATTGCGG GAAGGAGTTAACATCGGATGCCAGGGAGTTGAAGGGCGAGCTGTACTGCCTTCCCTGCCATGACAAGATGGGGGTTCCAATCTGTGGAGCCTGCCGCAGACCGATCGAGGGCCGTGTGGTCAACGCAATGGGCAAACAATGGCATGTGGAG CATTTTGTGTGTGCCAAGTGTGAGAAACCTTTCCTGGGGCATCGCCATTATGAACGCAAAGGCCTGGCATACTGCGAGGTCCACTACAACCAG CTGTTTGGGGATGTTTGCTACCACTGTAACCGTGTCATTGAGGGAGATG TGGTGTCGGCCCTAAACAAAGCCTGGTGTATCAACTGTTTCTCCTGTTCCACCTGCAACACCAAGCTCACTCTCAA AGATAAATTTGTAGAGGTGGATCTGAAACCAGTATGTAAGCGCTGCTATGATCGAATGCCAGAAGACATGAGATACCGGTTGTCGAGGACCGAGCACAACTCCAAAGACAAGAAGAAAAAGTTATTCATCCCCATTTGCCTCTAA